A section of the Oreochromis aureus strain Israel breed Guangdong linkage group 22, ZZ_aureus, whole genome shotgun sequence genome encodes:
- the dgat1a gene encoding diacylglycerol O-acyltransferase 1a isoform X1, whose protein sequence is MDKDKDLRITFKITLLWLCSAHAAGGRASRCCLFSSCCEVTEGPTSGGQFDQQCRAGRNCVTEAAEMSETAETRGPVTRRRRTTITSTKQTKRQDAGEKAPPCSAKEKTADKVQKHASNNGNVEKEMGKSAQQQQQLTNSPKKQRSAVEDINDRLRCHNLQESLLSSASGYSNYRGILNWCVVMLVLSNARLFLENIIKYGILVDPIQVVSLFLKDPYSWPAACLIIVSNVFILAALYTERRLAVGTISETTGMILHLFNLTSLLIFPSASILTVTSITPVGGVLSLGTYTVLFLKLYSYMDSNKWCREIRHAKAKRMTRSYSCPIVAHSNGSAINTNVSYPGNLTHRDMYYFIFAPTLCYQLNFPRSPRIRKRFLIRRLFEMLFLMQLLVGLIQQWMVPSVQNSMKPFQEMDFSRMVERLLKLAVPNHLIWLIFFYWFFHSSLNFVAELLQFGDREFYRDWWNSETVTYFWANWNIPVHKWCLRHFYKPMLRKGVNKFLAQTAVFLASAFFHEYLVSVPLKMFRLWAFMGMMAQVPLAWFVSRFLNGNYGNAAVWISLIIGQPIAVLMYVHDYYVIHYGSTT, encoded by the exons ATGGATAAGGACAAAGACTTGAGGATCACGTTTAAAATCACACTATTATGGCTTTGCAG CGCTCACGCTGCAGGAGGAAGAGCGTCCCGCTGCTGTTTGTTCAGCTCCTGTTGTGAAGTTACTGAGGGACCAACTAGCGGCGGGCAGTTTGACCAACAATGTCGAGCAGGTAGGAACTGCGTGACTGAAGCCGCTGAAATGAGCGAAACAGCCGAGACGAGAGGGCCCGTAACCCGCCGGAGGAGGACAACCATCACCAGCACCAAGCAAACCAAGAGGCAAGACGCAGGGGAAAAAGCTCCACCGTGTTCCGCTAAAGAGAAAACCGCAGACAAGGTCCAGAAGCATGCGAGCAACAACGGCAATGTGGAGAAAGAAATGGGGAAGTccgcacagcagcagcagcagctcacaaaCAGTCCGAAGAAACAGAGGAGTGCGGTAGAAGATATCAACGACAGGCTCAG gTGTCACAATCTACAGGAGTCTCTCTTGAGCTCAGCCAGCGGCTACAGCAACTACAGAGGAATCCTCAACTGGTGTGTTGTCATGCTG GTGCTGAGTAATGCACGACTTTTCTTAGAGAACATTATAAA GTATGGCATCTTGGTAGACCCTATCCAAGTAGTGTCCCTCTTCTTAAAGGACCCCTATAGCTGGCCAGCAGCATGCCTAATCATTG tgTCCAATGTGTTCATCTTAGCAGCCTTGTACACAGAGCGGCGTCTGGCTGTG GGTACAATCTCCGAAACTACAGGGATGATTCTTCACTTGTTCAATCTGACATCCTTGTTAATCTTTCCTTCAGCCTCAATACTCACTGTGACCTCCATCACACCAG tgGGTGGTGTGCTCTCCTTAGGCACCTACACAGTGCTGTTTCTCAAGCTGTACTCCTACATGGACTCCAACAAGTGGTGCAGAGAAATCAGACATGCCAAAGCTAAAAGAATGACACGATCATATTCAT GTCCAATTGTGGCACACTCCAACGGGTCAGCGATTAACACCAATGTCTCCTACCCAGGcaacctcacacacagag ACATGTACTACTTCATCTTTGCACCAACTCTCTGCTACCAGCTCAACTTCCCACGGTCTCCACGGATACGCAAAAGGTTTCTGATCAGAAGACTTTTTGAAATG CTTTTCCTCATGCAGTTGTTAGTGGGATTAATACAGCAG TGGATGGTCCCAAGTGTTCAGAACTCAATGAAACCGTTCCAG GAAATGGACTTTTCTAGAATGGTGGAGCggctgctgaaactagct GTTCCTAACCATCTAATATGGTTAATATTCTTCTATTGGTTTTTCCATTCCTCTCTGAACTTTGTGGCAGAGCTGCTGCAGTTTGGAGACCGGGAGTTCTACAGGGACTGGTG GAACTCTGAGACTGTCACATACTTCTGGGCCAACTGGAACATCCCAGTGCACAAGTGGTGCCTGAG ACATTTCTACAAGCCAATGTTGAGGAAGGGGGTGAACAAATTTCTGGCTCAGACTGCTGTTTTTCTGGCTTCTGCCTTTTTCCATGAG TACCTGGTGAGTGTTCCCCTCAAGATGTTTAGACTGTGGGCATTCATGGGAATGATGGCTCAG GTTCCTCTGGCTTGGTTCGTAAGTCGCTTCCTGAACGGAAACTACGGCAACGCGGCCGTGTGGATCTCACTCATCATTGGACAGCCCATCGCCGTGTTGATGTACGTCCATGACTACTATGTCATTCATTACGGGAGCACTACATAA
- the dgat1a gene encoding diacylglycerol O-acyltransferase 1a isoform X2 — MLPQIQIRAHAAGGRASRCCLFSSCCEVTEGPTSGGQFDQQCRAGRNCVTEAAEMSETAETRGPVTRRRRTTITSTKQTKRQDAGEKAPPCSAKEKTADKVQKHASNNGNVEKEMGKSAQQQQQLTNSPKKQRSAVEDINDRLRCHNLQESLLSSASGYSNYRGILNWCVVMLVLSNARLFLENIIKYGILVDPIQVVSLFLKDPYSWPAACLIIVSNVFILAALYTERRLAVGTISETTGMILHLFNLTSLLIFPSASILTVTSITPVGGVLSLGTYTVLFLKLYSYMDSNKWCREIRHAKAKRMTRSYSCPIVAHSNGSAINTNVSYPGNLTHRDMYYFIFAPTLCYQLNFPRSPRIRKRFLIRRLFEMLFLMQLLVGLIQQWMVPSVQNSMKPFQEMDFSRMVERLLKLAVPNHLIWLIFFYWFFHSSLNFVAELLQFGDREFYRDWWNSETVTYFWANWNIPVHKWCLRHFYKPMLRKGVNKFLAQTAVFLASAFFHEYLVSVPLKMFRLWAFMGMMAQVPLAWFVSRFLNGNYGNAAVWISLIIGQPIAVLMYVHDYYVIHYGSTT; from the exons atgcTGCCACAAATACAGATACG CGCTCACGCTGCAGGAGGAAGAGCGTCCCGCTGCTGTTTGTTCAGCTCCTGTTGTGAAGTTACTGAGGGACCAACTAGCGGCGGGCAGTTTGACCAACAATGTCGAGCAGGTAGGAACTGCGTGACTGAAGCCGCTGAAATGAGCGAAACAGCCGAGACGAGAGGGCCCGTAACCCGCCGGAGGAGGACAACCATCACCAGCACCAAGCAAACCAAGAGGCAAGACGCAGGGGAAAAAGCTCCACCGTGTTCCGCTAAAGAGAAAACCGCAGACAAGGTCCAGAAGCATGCGAGCAACAACGGCAATGTGGAGAAAGAAATGGGGAAGTccgcacagcagcagcagcagctcacaaaCAGTCCGAAGAAACAGAGGAGTGCGGTAGAAGATATCAACGACAGGCTCAG gTGTCACAATCTACAGGAGTCTCTCTTGAGCTCAGCCAGCGGCTACAGCAACTACAGAGGAATCCTCAACTGGTGTGTTGTCATGCTG GTGCTGAGTAATGCACGACTTTTCTTAGAGAACATTATAAA GTATGGCATCTTGGTAGACCCTATCCAAGTAGTGTCCCTCTTCTTAAAGGACCCCTATAGCTGGCCAGCAGCATGCCTAATCATTG tgTCCAATGTGTTCATCTTAGCAGCCTTGTACACAGAGCGGCGTCTGGCTGTG GGTACAATCTCCGAAACTACAGGGATGATTCTTCACTTGTTCAATCTGACATCCTTGTTAATCTTTCCTTCAGCCTCAATACTCACTGTGACCTCCATCACACCAG tgGGTGGTGTGCTCTCCTTAGGCACCTACACAGTGCTGTTTCTCAAGCTGTACTCCTACATGGACTCCAACAAGTGGTGCAGAGAAATCAGACATGCCAAAGCTAAAAGAATGACACGATCATATTCAT GTCCAATTGTGGCACACTCCAACGGGTCAGCGATTAACACCAATGTCTCCTACCCAGGcaacctcacacacagag ACATGTACTACTTCATCTTTGCACCAACTCTCTGCTACCAGCTCAACTTCCCACGGTCTCCACGGATACGCAAAAGGTTTCTGATCAGAAGACTTTTTGAAATG CTTTTCCTCATGCAGTTGTTAGTGGGATTAATACAGCAG TGGATGGTCCCAAGTGTTCAGAACTCAATGAAACCGTTCCAG GAAATGGACTTTTCTAGAATGGTGGAGCggctgctgaaactagct GTTCCTAACCATCTAATATGGTTAATATTCTTCTATTGGTTTTTCCATTCCTCTCTGAACTTTGTGGCAGAGCTGCTGCAGTTTGGAGACCGGGAGTTCTACAGGGACTGGTG GAACTCTGAGACTGTCACATACTTCTGGGCCAACTGGAACATCCCAGTGCACAAGTGGTGCCTGAG ACATTTCTACAAGCCAATGTTGAGGAAGGGGGTGAACAAATTTCTGGCTCAGACTGCTGTTTTTCTGGCTTCTGCCTTTTTCCATGAG TACCTGGTGAGTGTTCCCCTCAAGATGTTTAGACTGTGGGCATTCATGGGAATGATGGCTCAG GTTCCTCTGGCTTGGTTCGTAAGTCGCTTCCTGAACGGAAACTACGGCAACGCGGCCGTGTGGATCTCACTCATCATTGGACAGCCCATCGCCGTGTTGATGTACGTCCATGACTACTATGTCATTCATTACGGGAGCACTACATAA